In Nocardia sp. NBC_00403, one DNA window encodes the following:
- a CDS encoding ankyrin repeat domain-containing protein gives MSDEHGYWTPAHHAVEHFDVARLARLLAEGSDPDEVFVDMTLLTHAIDAEGDGAAQTGEPLSVHLTAVLLAFGADPSLPDPAGRTPMDMAAAYRHDLAIKLLQRHINHRHGA, from the coding sequence GTGAGTGACGAGCACGGATACTGGACTCCGGCACATCATGCGGTCGAGCACTTCGATGTGGCGAGGCTGGCTCGCCTACTGGCCGAGGGCAGTGATCCCGATGAAGTCTTTGTTGACATGACGCTGCTGACACACGCCATCGATGCAGAGGGAGATGGCGCCGCACAGACCGGTGAACCGTTGAGCGTTCACCTGACCGCGGTACTGCTGGCCTTCGGCGCTGATCCCAGCCTGCCCGACCCTGCCGGGCGTACTCCGATGGACATGGCGGCGGCCTACCGCCACGATCTCGCGATCAAGCTGCTCCAAAGGCACATCAATCATCGACACGGAGCATGA